From the Homo sapiens chromosome 1, GRCh38.p14 Primary Assembly genome, one window contains:
- the ACTRT2 gene encoding actin-related protein T2, with translation MFNPHALDSPAVIFDNGSGFCKAGLSGEFGPRHMVSSIVGHLKFQAPSAEANQKKYFVGEEALYKQEALQLHSPFERGLITGWDDVERLWKHLFEWELGVKPSDQPLLATEPSLNPRENREKMAEVMFENFGVPAFYLSDQAVLALYASACVTGLVVDSGDAVTCTVPIFEGYSLPHAVTKLHVAGRDITELLMQLLLASGHTFPCQLDKGLVDDIKKKLCYVALEPEKELSRRPEEVLREYKLPDGNIISLGDPLHQAPEALFVPQQLGSQSPGLSNMVSSSITKCDTDIQKILFGEIVLSGGTTLFHGLDDRLLKELEQLASKDTPIKITAPPDRWFSTWIGASIVTSLSSFKQMWVTAADFKEFGTSVVQRRCF, from the coding sequence ATGTTTAATCCGCACGCTTTAGACTCCCCGGCTGTGATTTTTGACAATGGCTCGGGGTTCTGCAAAGCGGGCCTGTCTGGGGAGTTTGGACCCCGGCACATGGTCAGCTCCATCGTGGGGCACCTGAAATTCCAGGCTCCCTCAGCAGAGGCCAACCAGAAGAAGTACTTTGTGGGGGAGGAGGCCCTGTACAAGCAGGAGGCCCTGCAGCTGCACTCCCCTTTCGAGCGTGGCCTGATCACAGGGTGGGATGACGTGGAGAGACTCTGGAAGCACCTCTTTGAGTGGGAGCTAGGCGTGAAACCCAGCGACCAGCCCCTGCTTGCAACGGAGCCCTCCCTGAACCCCAGGGAGAACCGTGAGAAGATGGCAGAAGTCATGTTCGAGAACTTCGGCGTGCCCGCTTTCTACCTGTCGGACCAGGCGGTGCTGGCTCTCTACGCCTCTGCCTGTGTCACGGGCCTGGTGGTGGACAGCGGGGATGCGGTCACCTGCACTGTCCCCATCTTTGAGGGTTACTCCCTGCCCCACGCAGTCACCAAGCTCCACGTGGCGGGCAGGGACATCACGGAGCTCCTCATGCAGCTGCTCCTGGCCAGCGGCCACACCTTCCCCTGCCAGCTGGACAAGGGTCTCGTGGACGACATCAAAAAGAAGCTGTGCTACGTGGCCTTGGAGCCCGAGAAGGAGCTTTCCCGGAGGCCGGAGGAGGTCCTGAGGGAGTACAAGCTGCCCGACGGGAACATCATCAGCCTCGGGGACCCGCTGCACCAGGCGCCCGAGGCCCTGTTCGTGCCCCAGCAGCTGGGCAGCCAGAGCCCCGGGCTCTCGAATATGGTCTCCAGCAGCATCACCAAGTGTGATACCGACATCCAGAAGATCCTCTTTGGGGAGATTGTGCTGTCGGGGGGCACTACCCTGTTCCACGGGCTGGATGACCGGCTTCTCaaggagctggagcagctggccTCCAAGGACACCCCCATCAAGATCACGGCTCCCCCCGACCGGTGGTTCTCCACCTGGATTGGAGCCTCCATCGTCACCTCTCTGAGTAGCTTCAAGCAGATGTGGGTCACCGCCGCAGACTTCAAGGAGTTTGGGACCTCCGTGGTGCAGAGAAGATGCTTCTGA